aataataagcgAATACCTACTTTtacgattataatttatgttaaaacgAAAAGGAATATGTTAAAACTGATTCGAACctcggaaataaaaaaaaaaatgacacaaaattattttcttatttcataTTTGTCTCGGGTAAAAAATAGAAGTCCCGCATTTTTGGCCATTTAATCATTTGTCccttatagaaaaaaatcagGCAACcctataagtacataatatcgttttaattttaattgcaaattgcgcaagtattgtataatattgctaaaccataataaaacctctgtgcTCGATAGTTCCTATTGTAATTCAGTGACATAATTTTAACCCACTTCttaaaaaggaggaggttcttaatgcgattgcgtttttttttgtgattaattATTCCGAATAGGGGGGTGGATGTGTACGTCCTTGCACTCCGCTCACAGCGCGCGATGCCCAACGAGTCAAAAAGCCTAGATTCAAAGTTAAGcggttttctgttttttgttattgGGTAAATTTATAAagcgttattaatttttttacacacttttatttcaatttatcgcatatctataaaaaaaattgcacactTTTTAAAACCCTTGCCGGCGGCCCCCGGATGCCcttcatactaaaaaaaattcgGCGAATTTCGGACGAATGGCAACCCTAGGAGTACACAACTTAATTTACACATGCAATTTTTAAactttgcaacaaaaaaaatacatatattcaatTCTAAATTCTACCAACTAAGTATTTTAGAGCAAACGTAATGAtatataaagcattttataaattctaactGAATGCTAATTTGTTAAATTTCTATTAATGAGGGTACGCAAGTAGCGTAGTGGGTTTAACAATAtgtttcaaaccggaacacaacattgactactcactacacagtacacactgctgcttgacagaaatagacattgcaatggTACCTATCCCGGCGAAataactaagatgtttttattacatggatacgttgtccgagctcaatactggcaagacgaaagcaaggtaattgcccgacattcacttagtcaacctccaaccactgtcgcggctagtcggcttactgactttttgtatttttataaataaaatgccttcctgtgtttttagacgatgtacaaattatactccaattGTGAATGAAAAAATCGTTTCATTTCGTACGTTTGTAATAAGTATGCAccatttaacttatttttaactaataaatgcattttattcgactgtcatggcgacggggcggtcgacgcggcGCTCGGGCCCACTCGGGATCACTCAGGCCGTATcaatgtgactatagtaaacactgcgctgtttttatgtgcaattttgttagtgtatgacacgtctatttgtaaaacgtcattggtaaTGAAGGTGTTTTTGCAGTGAGTAGCTCGTTGTGTAACTCCACGGCAGCGGGCcaggcggcgggcgcggggagTGCCGCGGGCGCGGGGGCGGCGGGGCCCAGCCGCGCCGACGCTTCCTCACCACACCATGTCACCACCACGCATGCTGGTAAGTTATTGAAGATATCCTTATAGAgggcagtggcaaagggtgaaatattccgaaaagaaacccgacacaacatataattaCTAATACGCATTAATAACgtatgcaaatcgttctaatgataattagattaaaaataaattctccaTAAAGGTAAGCCTACAAGAATCGAgctatatggatccttcgccactgatagaggGAATTCATACTTGTACATATTAACatcaaatcaaaactttaatCGAAAAGATATTGAGAATTAACTTTCGAcgatcgaaataaaaatatattgacgaTTGTATAGCCGATTTTTTGGACTTTTCGACGGGGCAGACTTTGGTGTTGCTCgtttgaaaagtcaaagttatgtaagccatacacgctacggtctaccggagaggtcatctgtacaggtatgcctgcgcaggtatcaattgaaagaattgattttcgatcCTGCGCCGGTCGCCTGCACAGGCTCAAAAATCTGCACAGGTCTATTCCCACACACATTGCGGTCTATcggcgcaggcatacctgcaccggTGGACCTTTCCGATGGACCGTAGCATGTGTGACAGccattacaatatctacctacattttacaattacttatacttttattttagctTTTGACGGTTCGATTTATGCAGAACGAGCTCAGTGTGCAGTCggaatccaaaaaaaatacaataaaattctaaaacaattttttttattgcttgtagtcatgagacgagcttgccgttctaatggtaaacgatacgaccgataaacaggagaaacaccaataacttgaattactaagtgtttggtattccactgcgctcgccatcctgagacattagatgttaagtcttattaagtccagtagttacactggctacaacgtcctttaaaccggaacacaacagtgactgctacttggcggcagaaatagacattgcggtggtacctagtacctacctacccagacggaatCTCAAATATGAGAGTAGTGTAGAACAAAATCTGCTTCATTGAATTTGTCGTAGGCGGCGGTCGTCGCGGCGCGCTGCAGCTGTGGCAGTTTCTCGTGTCCCTGCTCGCGGAGGGTGCTCGCTGCGTCGCCTGGACCGGCAGGGGGCTTGAGTTCAAACTGCACGAACCGGAGGAGGTGAGTTACTTACACCTCTAGAGCAGTGGCGAatggagattttttttaaaaggtaacccgagtcaaaaaaaatgtcttagttAACATAACGGCCTATTtaagagaaaacaaaaactaagacgaacataaataaacatgactgactgcctcggtggcgtagttgtactccATGAgcagtacgacagcgctctgaggtcctgggttcgaatcccgggtcgggcaaagtgatatttttgggttttctgctcagtatcggcccggagtctgaaatttgtgcccgatatggcgataggctcgccccctatcacatcatgggacggaacacttggcgaaagtgggtgccttggttgcgcctctgcataccccttcggtgataaatgcgtggtgtagtgtgtgtgcgtcaataaacataaaaaggaagccggtaggaatcaagtCGTGTGGACTCTTCGACACTGCTATAGAGTATTTACACAAAACGAAGTCACAGTTGTATAAGCAATCCGAACAATGGACAAGTAATGTAACCAATAAGTTCACTGATGACTGTATTGAGATGAATTTTCCAAGGGGGTTTGTGGGTCAACGAAACGTtgagacaaaattataataccgtcaaatccgaaaaatagtattattttgaggttatttttatattatgagtcaTTTTGTATCTACATTctgaacaatttaataattcttaggggtaaataaaaatgtctgtaTGTAATACTAGTATTTGCCTGCAGGTGGCGCGTCGCTGGGGCGCTCAGAAGAACCGGCCGGCCATGAACTACGATAAACTGTCCCGCTCCCTCAGATATTACTACGAGAAGGGCATCATGCAGAAAGTtgcaggtacacactacacatacAGGTTACCACGGGCGTCGGGAGGGACCGGAACtaaccacaataaaaataactaaatgatATATAATAACTGAATATGATTTATGGAAGGTGTAGTGTATGCGGACACAGCGGTGGGGTCATTCGACCACCGACCGTGGCGGAGTGAACTTGTGCGTTGTGTGATGCATACTTAtatctagtattataaataaatagtgttttATTAACGCCATAGTCATCACagaaggatcttggggaggtCTCCAACGTTGcgacattataggctgatacgaTACGATAAGAATTACAATGGAAACTATtgacagaggttttattatggttttgcATAATATACAAACACTCATGCGactatggtaaaaaaaaaataataataattatgtaacctAAATAGTGTGTAGTTGCAGATACACctccctaaaaataattttggcggCGCCCATGCAGGTAACCTCTTTGTTTTTGCAAAAagcaattattattactattagcAACCGAACTTATTATAATGCGTGTGTAAATCGGCGAGGATGAAACTGCGGTCTTGTAGTGCAAggcaaactattttttaaattccatcTTTCTTTTTGTTGGCAAACAATTGATATTCATGATGGTGTTCTGACCAATGCCTGTTGCGCCCTCTTAAGCCTTTAATGTCCTTAtgagcagggatgttatggagctccgtaaccgtaaccgaaactatcggatatccgaaataaaaatatatccgtaaccgtaaccatatccgttaaaaaagtttcggataagttacggataatatgttactacagatttttgtttcaccgctcacgcgctacgtgaattttatataacttgtttgttatttttaatcataacatacttaacctcattcataaatagtatttttttttatttaggagtaggtaggtaagtacttcatttaataaagtgaaggaaaagtgttgtgttacgtactaaattgattttgctAAATGTAAACAGTgggataaaaacttttcacggagaggaggtggcgCTATTTCACTGcaacttcatctcaaattaaaacacagaggttttccgaacacccatgtcctccaattagttcatcgatacttaataatcgacgatgacgacgaacgatagttaaGAATCATCGCCctactgtattatataatatttttattttactttaatctaatatccgtaaccgaaactatccgaaactaccggataatccgaaataattacatatccgtaaccgtatccgaaaccgatataattttattcctatatccatatccgtatccatatccgaaatttcatatccataacatccctgcttaTGAGCCATTCAATACGACATTGTGGTGAGAGCagataccaccgtaatgtctatttctgtcaagcagtgtgtaggcactgttgGCTCCgatttgaacattgtagccagtgtaactactggacataataagacatctcatgtctcaggatggcgagcgcagtggaataccaaacactttgtaattcaaggtttctactgtttatggatcgtatcgcttaccatcagaacggcaagctcgtatcgtcaaccatatatgaaaaaaatctgCCCCCTCCACcttaaggggccgttcaagtattacttaACGCaattggggggggggggtcttgtaaaacgttacgatgcgttacaggggcgggagggggggctcgtacaaagcgttatgtaacattgtttttttaattaaaaacaataacaaaggtattttagcaactccggtattttgcgtaaaataattgtgaatattacaaaaaaatgttactagagttacataacttttggagagagggcgtacaggaaaatgttacggcgcgtaACATGGGGGggttaaaaatcttcaaaaattgcgttacgtaacacttgaacggcccctaagccGGTTCCGTCGCCTATACGACTAACCACCTATGATTTCTCTTCTCAGGCGAGCGCTACGTGTACAAGTTCGTGTGCGACCCGGAAGCGTTGTTCAGCATGGCGTCCCCTCCCCGCGCGCGCTCGCCCCCCGCGTCCGCACCCGCCTACGACGTCCTCTCGCAGCTGTACGGGGGGGTCGTGTACCCACAGTATCTGCAGCATCCGACCCAGACCGAATATCAGAATAGACGGTATTATCATCATTTGGGACATTACGAtgcgtaaaatattattaagttatttataaatgcaattaaTGTTATTCTGCCGTACTAAGCTTGAAAgcggtatctaaaaaaaatcaaaatcttgattaaAATTCAGATActtagcttaaagaaatacccatccaatgaacttacctaaatcaCAGtgtcttgtttagaacttgttataaaaaccttaaaagagtttatctatctcagttttacatacaaaactatatttacgaaACTTCGATTATCTGGAAATAATGTTTCCCTGATACTGCTTTTTCGTTTAGTACGgcagtattttattattgttgtttatgaCCAATTATTTTCTAAAGGAAGGTTTATGcattcgtatttatatttagcgacagtttttacatttttgatttGAATGATATTTTTGAGTTTGTGTGTAGCGGTGGAACGATctcgttttaattttattatacgatCTTGAAGCTCGAAAATGAAGAAGGAAACATCTCAAAAtcaaattagatttttattattattgtatgtttcaattaaatatggtttataacaaaaagttaaatataaaacgttttaacaaaataaaaactttctcCTTAAACTACAATAACTCaaaaatgatgaaaaaaaatccgaaaaggAACGCGGCACAACATACTTAATATAGAtactaaaatgcataaatgtCTGCAAATGGcactaatgataattagattctacataaatcacaaaagggaaacaggaatcgggttgtatggaccaTTCGCTACTGCAACCcagaagtaattttatatacgaTTAATAAGAATgtcccccctgtgaccatgaaggctgcaaagtcttcgaaacgtcgggagaaaataaaataccagcaccgcgatagaatccgaaaattagtttaatttcaataataagaatgtattaaaacttgtgtttttattacattactagcttttgttcacaGCTGCGTCCGTGTGAtctagttttccgggataaaagtcccgctatatgttttcccgggatagaaattaccctataaccttcccagggtcttaaactatctctagaTTTAATTTAACTTCCGCAACAACTTCACATTACTTTGAAACTCAATGGATAAATCAACTTTGAAAATGTGTCTTTTCACATGATTActgtattagatatattttagaataataataaaagcaatcgattgtaaatataattaataaaataaagttagcaTTGATTAAAACATTAGCGTAATATTTaggataattttatgaattacgaatttaaagtttcaaaatttgtacaatagatggcgttgtttgACAACCattaaaataaggttttatGGTTAGCTTTTAGCAAAATGTTTTTAGTcgcaatcaaaaaataattaaattatttatttattttatatgtacatattttattcaaattaaataattaagggCAGGTACTGTATTTAGTGAAATCATAATAAACTGCTTTGGTGAAGTAGTTGTTTTACAATACGAAAGCattgaagtcctgggttcgaatcccgggtcgggcaaagtgttacttatttgggtttttctactcattatcagcctggagtctggaatttgtgcccgatatgcgaggctcgtcccctatcacatcatgggacggaacacataatCGAAAAGTGGGCGCCGTGATTGCACATCTGTCTATCCCTTCGAGAATAAAGGGGTGATGTgggtttgttttttaatcataaataatacatcATTTGCGTTAGGAAATTTGCATCATACAggctcattttgacatcgcgttactaaatgaaataacaatttacttacttggaaataacaatttacaataagttacttgagccgtagatgtaaaattaaaaagtgtaagttttgaacaaagtaaatattaataaaaagtaattttaattttaagcgccctaaagccaccactactactctaagagaattcgtcgcagcggcaacatcatactttcagtcagaaaaacacccacgcacacgccatattcgcattaaactacgaTTATATACGATCGATACGAacgatttttggtgaaaatattcgttattaatggatgatttttggcaccatgtcagcaaaggtgaaaacgagtgtgtggtttcatttagtaacgcaatgacaGCATGaccttttattataatgtaagatTTAAAATGCTGTACAAATAgcttaatatgttttttgtaataaatagtaGTCCGCGTATAATccctttgataaaatattaaacaatgtattttttttattacataaatctaGTCAGTTAGTAGTTTTATAAAGGTTTTATAcagaaaaaatgtttaatcGATCTCTGCAGCtctttaaacataaaatgtagTTTGCAATTTTGTAATTGATCGCCCATTTCAGCTTTAGaccattctttttttttatacaaatgattCGACTGAGGTtcatacttagtctggccataaatactgttacacttaattataaaaaaatattacatttgaatttcgaatctgtcatttttatacgattgttcattgtgttttctcattttggcgccaatacattgtaaaatattttgcgatattaaaatggtgtggggtgataaagagaaccgaatcgctgtgatagcattacacaaagtaggtatggagccaaatgcaatttttaaaactctccatacacttggtattagtaaaatgtttgtgtaccgggctattaataggtacaatgagacctcctctgtttgtgacagaaaagatctggccgtccacgtagtgttcgtacgaaaaaggtggtcaaagcagtaagggaaagaattcgaagaaatcctgtccgaaagcaaaagattttatctcgggaaatgaagatagcacctagaaccatgtcgcgtattttaaaagatgacttaggacttgcagcctataagagacgcactggccatttcttaactgataatttaaagaagaatagggtggtaaaatcgaaacaactactgaagcggtacgcaaagggaggtcacagaaaaattttgtttacggatgagaaaatttttacaattgagcaacattttaacaaacaaaatgaccgtatttatgctcaaagctctaaggaagcttcccaattagtcgacagagtgcaacgtggacattatccgacttcagtgatggtttggtggggtgttagctatgaaggagtgactgagccatatttttgtgaaaaaggtatcaaaacatcggcacaagtgtatcaagataccattcttgagaaggtagttaagccccttaacatcaccatgttcaataaccaagtatggtccttccagcaagactcggcgccgggtcataaagctcggtccacgcagtcttggttggaatcgaacgtttcggacttcatcagagctgaagactggccgtcgtctagtcccgatcttaatccgctggattatgatttgtggtcagttttagagagtacagcttgctctaaacgccatgataatttggagtccctaaaacaatctatacgattggcagtgaagaattttcccatggaaagagtgcgtgcttctattgataactggcctcatcgtttaaaggactgtattgcagccaatggagaccacttcgaataagctttttatatttttaattgttttatatttatgtattaaactgacacactgtaaaagtaataaatgttatttgcagttaacaattttcttttttctttattacaatatttatggcaagactaggtatatttatCGATTCAATGTTGAGGTAACATCACTATTGTGGTTCAAGGTTAGCCTTAGTCTGTTGATTCCCAATGTGGTCCAGGACCACTGTGGACCAGGTTCCATAGGAGACTCGACGGGGTGTGTATGTTGGCATGAACATAAAATGggggttcacaattcgtaagcgggaatccaagaaaatgtttaattatttatttaaggaaccCCAACAAAGGAttcacggcatataataaatacaatgtcctagtatttgtacaattaacaatgtgacgtgcgtCTTCatttataggagaccacagcatgcaaatttatgtattattacagcggcaaaaataataatatttgggtttgatagtaaagtactaaaatgttggcttgactccacctatcaatgtaggcagatattgtAAGAAGCTCAGCGGCTGTTACAtgtaaaaacttgcatattctggCACTGTCGAAGTTCAACTAAAGTCCTGCACCACGCGGAGCCCATGTAAGCGCAACCCTTTTTCTAGCGTGGTCAAAGATATTTCTGAGCGATAAGCCACCTCTGCCCTTCTCGAACTACGCCCATGGTAGCCACTCTACTTTGCCAACTGTCTTAAAAGAAAACCAATTTTACCGTAAATGCTTCAATTCCAACATAAATATACGATTTTATCCGTGTAGATATCCtgaattgacaacatttcattttttcaacataccaaaatgtttatattttatgaaactagatcaaAAATGATGggacccatattttttcttttttcgaaatgcagatattttcattcatgattttcactttgaattttgttttattctaaaacgacgtaagctccaaatgacgtcacatatacggctcaaaacgcaatgacctttgctttgcagtaaaaaaaatgaagtgacagtttttttgtttctgtctctctcgttgaaagtgtcagttgtgacgtatctattgtaatattgacatttgacattgacaaatgacggtgtcttagttttttaaaataaatgataaggTGGACCAAgaaactatttcattcaaccgtatatgtgacgtcatcaagcatttttcggtttttaatttttttctccgaaattaagtattaaaaaaatattaaaaattcataatcgaactcagagtagaaaaattaagaaacggtatttttgttttgggcacgtttacattttgaaatgttgtcaattggcgatgaagttgttttttattagtatgaAACAATACCACGTTTTAATCAAATGCTCCCGATATTCTAacaaaatttgttgaaaaaGACGCCCAGGGTAATAATCCTTATTTACATTTCCTCTATCCCcaaaaatgaaaatgttaaagTTAAAAGCAATACTGCATCGTCATACCCCGTCAATAGATATTGATTAATCCCaccataacataaacaaattgtgaggaaacaaaatattacaatgaagCAATCTGCGTAAACGATGACTCGCTGTTAGAGGTCATTACAAAATTAACTATTGATTTAAAAGTTACATAATGGTTGGATGTATTGAATCCAATTTGTAATGGTTACCAATAtgttattagattttaaataattagtttttacgaGTCCGAAGATCtaactgaggtgttggttgtcTAAAAAGCAATTTGTAATGGTTACCAATATGTTATTAGAGTTTGAATAAACACTTTTCACGAGTTCGAAGGGGACTGAGGTTTTAGTTGTCTAAGAAGTCAATAgtcatacattttacaattataccaaTAACTTAAATCAGAAAATACTACATGTTGACGTTAAGAATGAGAATCGGTAAGTCAGCTACAGAACGTCACGTAGTGAGTGACGGAGAAACTCTTGTTAGGTTACAGGAAGAAAATGAAGCAAggcttgtatttaaataaatatatggttGAAAGGCTAGAAGGTgtagtataaaaacaaacaagtaattcaaaattagaCTGTCacaatacatttcttttttctaAGTTTACACAGATTCTAACTTCTAATAGCTCTACGAAGTCGAAGGTAGTCAATTATCTCTAAATCCATTTAATCTTAGGCATAGCTAGGTAATATAGCGATGATGGCCGGCGGATAGCTTGGAAACGACTTTGTCCATCCAGGAAAAAGCTTTGCGCTTATAGAGGTTTCGTGTGGTACAGGCCTATCATCAAATGAGCTATCGTGCTCCCACACGCTGCCCCAAAGAGAATATTCATATCAAcgacaaataatattaagaatgtAACCTGTGGTTGCCTACTTGAAGAGCACagaatttagttatttaatgttgtatgcgtttttttttgcttgtatTGATACTGTGCATCATTTCCCGGTAATccgaaataataaacaaataaataatgttgaattCGCTGCCAAGTATATATAGCATCTGTTTGTTTACGGTTCAACCGAATTATTTTCTTAGGTCAGCATTTATTGGTTTTTTGGTCCTGAATActtcaatttaaaacatatttttattttatatctcaatTTACGTTAGTAATTATGAGGAAAGTTCACTCTGCTATCGAAGTTCAACCAACCGCACCCGCTagtatatattatcataatatcaaGTGTATCAAATccaattttattacgttttggacaagttttattaatatttacagcaTTTCAATTACCAAGCAATCAGGTTATGATTCAAGAAGCCACCGTACACTCTTTAATGATGTATAATGTTTCTTATAAGTgtctaatagattttttttattggttaacCGTAAGGCtcata
This genomic stretch from Manduca sexta isolate Smith_Timp_Sample1 unplaced genomic scaffold, JHU_Msex_v1.0 HiC_scaffold_63, whole genome shotgun sequence harbors:
- the LOC115453178 gene encoding ETV5-related protein Ets96B; the encoded protein is MAEQPPFPVPWGLHYQHREPVARREPQYEHAHAHTHLYRHAHAHTEPHQTVLNTQCKGETEETRLDYREHYHAHRCPGYSKCDEGSEEARERDERVSSTGDHQHWDEKIVSSSLCNSTAAGQAAGAGSAAGAGAAGPSRADASSPHHVTTTHAGGGRRGALQLWQFLVSLLAEGARCVAWTGRGLEFKLHEPEEVARRWGAQKNRPAMNYDKLSRSLRYYYEKGIMQKVAGERYVYKFVCDPEALFSMASPPRARSPPASAPAYDVLSQLYGGVVYPQYLQHPTQTEYQNRRYYHHLGHYDA